Proteins encoded by one window of Syntrophales bacterium:
- a CDS encoding NAD(P)H-dependent oxidoreductase translates to MTKILIVFSSQTGNTELMARAVAEGALAIEGTEVILKRAQDASLEDLLEADGLAIGSPENFGYMAGLVKDFFDRTFYPAQGKVFRKPFVVFISAGNDGTGALKSIERIALGYKFRSVYAPVIARGAITEEILERCRELGSVLAAGCREGIF, encoded by the coding sequence ATGACTAAGATTTTGATCGTCTTTTCCTCCCAAACGGGTAATACCGAACTTATGGCGAGAGCTGTTGCGGAGGGGGCTCTGGCGATCGAAGGGACGGAGGTAATTTTGAAAAGAGCCCAGGATGCATCTCTCGAGGATTTGCTGGAGGCAGATGGTTTAGCAATTGGGTCGCCGGAGAATTTCGGTTATATGGCAGGCTTGGTGAAGGATTTTTTTGATCGCACTTTCTATCCAGCCCAGGGAAAGGTATTTCGTAAGCCTTTTGTGGTTTTTATCAGTGCAGGAAATGACGGTACAGGGGCTCTAAAGTCTATTGAGAGAATTGCGCTTGGCTATAAATTCCGGTCCGTTTATGCCCCTGTTATTGCCCGGGGAGCAATTACTGAAGAAATCCTTGAGCGTTGCCGCGAATTGGGCAGCGTATTGGCGGCAGGGTGTCGGGAGGGTATTTTTTAG
- a CDS encoding zinc-dependent dehydrogenase produces MKVAVYYNNNDIRIEERPTPNIGPNEILVKVMASGICGSDVMEWYRIKKAPLVLGHEISGIIAAVGDQVKKYFVGQRVFVSHHIPCNTCYYCLRGHHTACETLHTTNYDPGGFAEFIRIPPLNVDRGVFPLPEEITFEEGVFIEPLACAIRGQRNATLKPGQSVLVLGCGVAGILHILLAKALGAGKILATDVHPFRRSFAAHMGAHAVTDAYTDLPFWVRENNDGRLADVVIVCAGVLNAFEQAIKCVDRGGTVLCFATTPPDQCLSLPLSELWRQEIKLLSSYGNAPLDAIEAIEMIRYGRVRVKELITHCLPLKEIARGFQLVSQGGESMKVIILPHAG; encoded by the coding sequence ATGAAAGTAGCCGTATATTACAATAACAACGATATCCGCATTGAGGAAAGACCCACACCAAACATTGGACCGAACGAAATTCTCGTGAAAGTTATGGCCAGCGGTATATGTGGCAGCGATGTAATGGAATGGTACAGGATCAAAAAAGCACCGCTCGTTCTCGGTCACGAAATCTCGGGAATCATAGCCGCCGTCGGTGATCAGGTTAAAAAATACTTTGTGGGTCAACGGGTATTTGTTTCCCACCATATCCCGTGTAACACCTGCTACTACTGTCTGCGGGGACATCACACAGCGTGTGAAACTCTTCACACAACAAACTACGATCCAGGTGGGTTCGCAGAATTCATCAGGATCCCACCCCTAAATGTGGATCGCGGTGTTTTCCCCCTCCCCGAAGAGATAACCTTTGAAGAAGGGGTCTTCATTGAACCACTCGCCTGTGCCATAAGGGGACAGAGAAATGCCACCTTGAAACCTGGACAGTCGGTTCTGGTACTGGGATGCGGTGTCGCCGGTATTCTCCACATTTTACTTGCCAAAGCTTTAGGGGCGGGAAAAATACTCGCTACAGACGTCCATCCGTTCCGCCGCTCATTTGCCGCGCATATGGGTGCCCATGCAGTAACTGATGCTTACACGGATTTACCCTTTTGGGTAAGGGAAAACAACGATGGTCGTCTTGCTGACGTAGTAATAGTATGTGCCGGTGTCCTTAACGCCTTCGAACAAGCAATTAAATGTGTAGACCGTGGAGGCACCGTACTCTGCTTTGCCACCACTCCCCCTGATCAATGTCTGTCATTGCCCCTCAGTGAGCTCTGGCGCCAGGAGATCAAACTGTTGTCCTCTTATGGAAATGCCCCCCTGGATGCCATTGAAGCCATCGAGATGATCCGCTATGGAAGGGTCAGGGTAAAGGAACTCATCACCCACTGTCTACCCCTCAAAGAAATCGCCAGAGGATTCCAACTCGTCTCTCAGGGGGGAGAATCGATGAAGGTCATAATTTTACCACATGCAGGTTAA
- a CDS encoding MBL fold metallo-hydrolase: protein MRHREPGQITEHLWYLGREEAGVYVLEGTKGSVIINGGVSYILPDVLGQIEKFGIDIDKINKMLILHSHFDHVGIVPYFKRTYPHIDIYASEQAWKVLKMPKAINIINEFGMLLARQMGREEELRAYDWEWRDDVSGATVGERDRIELGNFTLEIMHTPGHTNCSVTAYEPNIKALFASDGGGIPFRDTTFPSANTNFDEYAASLERLLPLRVDYLCADHYGYITGEEAQNFIAFTLSETKKLRTYMEDVLKQTGGDLERATRLVADDFYEKMPGYFITGEILEGVFKQMLKYLSKNLAQ, encoded by the coding sequence ATGAGGCATCGAGAGCCGGGTCAGATTACGGAACATCTTTGGTATCTCGGACGTGAAGAAGCAGGTGTTTACGTTCTTGAAGGAACAAAAGGGAGTGTTATTATCAACGGCGGTGTGAGTTATATTTTGCCTGACGTGCTGGGGCAGATAGAGAAATTTGGTATCGATATTGACAAGATAAACAAGATGCTTATCCTGCACTCCCATTTTGATCATGTGGGGATTGTTCCGTATTTTAAGCGCACATACCCTCATATAGATATTTACGCTTCTGAACAGGCGTGGAAAGTCTTGAAGATGCCCAAGGCTATAAACATCATTAACGAGTTCGGAATGCTGTTGGCAAGACAGATGGGGAGGGAGGAGGAGTTGAGAGCTTATGATTGGGAGTGGCGTGATGATGTGTCCGGAGCTACTGTGGGAGAGAGGGATAGAATCGAACTGGGTAACTTTACTTTAGAGATTATGCATACACCGGGGCACACTAACTGTTCCGTTACAGCTTATGAACCCAACATTAAAGCGCTCTTCGCCTCCGATGGAGGTGGTATACCGTTTCGTGATACAACTTTTCCTTCGGCGAATACTAATTTCGATGAGTATGCAGCGAGTCTGGAACGCCTTTTACCATTGAGGGTTGACTACCTCTGTGCGGATCACTACGGATATATAACAGGTGAGGAAGCCCAAAATTTCATCGCATTTACGCTAAGTGAAACGAAGAAGCTAAGAACCTATATGGAGGATGTTTTGAAACAAACAGGTGGAGATCTGGAAAGAGCAACGCGATTGGTTGCGGATGATTTCTATGAGAAAATGCCAGGATACTTCATAACGGGTGAGATTCTGGAGGGTGTTTTCAAGCAGATGCTTAAATATCTCTCCAAGAATCTCGCGCAATGA
- a CDS encoding PaaI family thioesterase — protein MERKLNPAHVEAVCKYVNSSPYFKLLSMELRDMGLGYSVVTLNVMEKHLQAFGFVHGGLCASVIDTAAFWSAYCQLDEDVGITTTDLKVNYLAPFKSGMLTVRGRCIKMGKTIGLTEATIFDERGKIISHGTSTLVVLPGHGLAGAPQLPPKFLPETA, from the coding sequence ATGGAGAGAAAACTAAATCCGGCGCATGTGGAGGCAGTCTGTAAGTACGTTAATTCGAGCCCATACTTCAAGCTTCTCTCAATGGAACTGCGAGACATGGGTTTAGGCTATTCGGTAGTTACGTTAAACGTCATGGAAAAACACCTGCAAGCATTCGGTTTCGTTCATGGAGGTTTATGCGCTTCGGTTATCGATACGGCCGCCTTCTGGTCGGCTTACTGTCAACTTGACGAAGATGTAGGTATTACAACTACCGACCTAAAAGTTAACTACCTTGCTCCATTCAAATCTGGTATGTTAACCGTAAGAGGTCGCTGCATAAAAATGGGAAAAACGATTGGCCTCACAGAAGCCACCATATTCGATGAGAGAGGAAAGATCATCTCCCACGGAACATCCACATTGGTAGTTCTCCCCGGCCACGGTCTTGCGGGGGCCCCACAACTTCCCCCAAAATTCCTCCCGGAAACAGCGTGA
- a CDS encoding class II aldolase/adducin family protein: MTSYAVEKYAEKIHKKGLFEKDSLIIGIEESDSVQILGKGNNEKKIVETLIKKLKKKAIIWAHPIEPFKCIIDYLVYTSNGKAIKPEDYESVVLIKEILICNTPEVETLLEALAKGRVVIVRNGSVIITTRNNLDFAYTLLCALCFSCSVKFFTDIVSKGIQEQNGEKVKNNLESLLWSHRREINQEVKLMNGPFYHEEKIKAAMAEAGLYMVTTGLVDANFGNISYRLGNTLYISKRGAPLSELTGQITQVPLEWETQPPEASTEYPTHRGIMINTTHKAVCHAHPLFAVVMSLNCPEKSLCAYRENCHIKCPQHRSLGDIPVVSGNTGGGPLGLNQSVPPAVARAGAAIALGHGVFTAGRIDFNEAIIKLQNVENVCLEAYISLLRKKGIDISVGI, from the coding sequence ATGACATCGTACGCCGTCGAAAAATACGCAGAAAAAATACATAAAAAGGGATTATTTGAAAAAGATTCGTTGATCATAGGCATAGAAGAGAGTGATTCAGTTCAAATTCTAGGAAAGGGAAATAATGAAAAGAAAATCGTAGAAACGTTGATAAAAAAACTCAAGAAAAAAGCAATTATATGGGCCCATCCCATTGAGCCTTTCAAGTGTATAATAGATTACCTTGTTTACACATCCAATGGGAAAGCCATTAAACCTGAGGACTACGAATCAGTTGTGTTAATCAAGGAAATCTTAATCTGCAATACTCCGGAAGTAGAAACTCTGCTCGAGGCCCTGGCAAAAGGGAGAGTAGTCATTGTCCGTAACGGAAGTGTCATAATAACCACCAGAAACAATCTAGACTTTGCTTATACCCTTCTATGTGCCCTTTGCTTCTCCTGTTCGGTTAAATTCTTCACCGATATTGTAAGCAAAGGGATACAAGAACAAAACGGGGAGAAAGTTAAAAACAACCTAGAAAGTTTGCTCTGGTCTCATAGAAGGGAAATCAACCAAGAAGTAAAACTTATGAACGGTCCCTTCTATCATGAGGAAAAGATCAAGGCAGCAATGGCAGAAGCTGGTTTATACATGGTAACTACCGGTTTGGTGGATGCAAATTTTGGAAACATCTCTTACAGACTGGGCAACACACTCTATATCTCGAAAAGAGGAGCTCCATTAAGCGAATTAACCGGTCAAATAACACAAGTTCCTCTGGAATGGGAAACTCAACCCCCCGAAGCTTCAACTGAGTACCCCACACATCGGGGTATTATGATAAATACAACACATAAAGCTGTATGTCACGCCCATCCCCTTTTCGCAGTAGTCATGTCTCTAAACTGCCCCGAAAAATCCCTCTGTGCTTATAGGGAGAATTGTCACATAAAGTGCCCGCAACACAGGTCATTGGGGGACATTCCCGTAGTTTCAGGAAATACCGGTGGTGGACCTCTAGGGCTCAATCAAAGCGTTCCCCCCGCCGTTGCCCGAGCAGGCGCCGCAATTGCTCTGGGTCATGGCGTTTTCACCGCAGGTCGCATAGATTTCAATGAAGCAATAATCAAACTTCAAAATGTGGAAAACGTCTGTCTCGAAGCTTATATCTCGTTACTCAGAAAAAAAGGTATAGACATCTCTGTGGGTATCTAA
- a CDS encoding MFS transporter, giving the protein MAVLGFSSGLPLSLTGSTLSAWLVSKNVDVKTIGIFALVGLPYAFKFFWSPFLDRFALPFLGRRRGWMFTTQVGLMVFIASMGLWDPSHELRMIAFFALAISFLSASQDIVLDAYRTEILEKEERGAGAGIWILGYRTAILVSGAFALVLSDFVNWTAVFFILGLFMMVGILATIASSEPVFLNDGSRECVSAPLTVKEAVIMPFIDFLRRPGAFEVLLFLVIYKIGDVAAAQMTTPFILHHIGFSRAEMGVIFKGLGMGATIAGSITGGALMTRWSLKKSLFIFGVLQGVSTLGFLILEVTGRNVWALGLVIALENISGGMGTTAYIALLMSLCNVRYTATQYALLSSVMSLGRYLTGAPTGYIVDYMGWVAFFVVCTLASVPALILLSRYERWNVNVSRNV; this is encoded by the coding sequence ATGGCTGTTCTGGGTTTTTCATCGGGATTACCTCTCTCTTTAACAGGATCAACTCTTTCCGCGTGGCTCGTATCTAAGAATGTTGATGTAAAGACTATTGGTATTTTTGCTCTGGTCGGACTTCCCTACGCCTTTAAATTTTTCTGGTCACCCTTTTTGGATCGCTTTGCTCTACCATTCCTCGGGAGAAGACGGGGATGGATGTTTACCACACAGGTTGGCCTCATGGTTTTCATTGCCTCAATGGGATTGTGGGACCCTTCACACGAGCTGAGAATGATTGCCTTCTTTGCACTGGCTATTTCTTTTCTTAGTGCAAGTCAGGATATAGTGCTGGATGCTTACAGAACAGAAATTTTGGAAAAAGAGGAACGGGGAGCAGGTGCGGGTATTTGGATTCTCGGTTATCGTACGGCCATACTTGTAAGTGGAGCCTTTGCACTTGTGCTTTCTGATTTTGTTAACTGGACTGCCGTTTTTTTTATCTTAGGGCTTTTTATGATGGTGGGTATCTTAGCCACAATTGCGAGTTCTGAACCTGTATTCTTGAATGATGGTTCTAGGGAATGTGTTTCAGCACCGCTTACAGTGAAGGAAGCAGTCATAATGCCGTTTATAGATTTCCTCAGGAGACCAGGGGCTTTCGAGGTGCTTTTGTTTCTCGTGATTTACAAGATAGGCGATGTGGCGGCAGCGCAAATGACAACCCCCTTTATTCTCCATCATATCGGTTTCAGTCGAGCGGAAATGGGGGTAATATTTAAGGGATTGGGGATGGGTGCAACTATCGCGGGAAGTATTACCGGAGGAGCACTTATGACCCGCTGGTCGCTGAAAAAGTCCCTTTTCATCTTTGGAGTTCTCCAGGGGGTTAGTACGCTGGGTTTTCTCATTCTGGAGGTTACAGGCCGGAATGTATGGGCACTAGGTTTGGTTATCGCCCTGGAGAATATCTCTGGAGGAATGGGAACGACGGCTTACATCGCTCTGCTCATGTCGCTTTGCAATGTACGATATACAGCCACGCAGTATGCCCTTTTGAGTAGTGTTATGTCTTTGGGTCGGTATTTAACCGGTGCCCCGACGGGTTACATTGTAGATTATATGGGGTGGGTGGCTTTTTTTGTTGTCTGTACCCTTGCATCCGTACCTGCTCTAATTTTGTTATCCCGTTATGAACGCTGGAATGTGAATGTTTCTAGAAATGTTTGA